From Coffea arabica cultivar ET-39 chromosome 2e, Coffea Arabica ET-39 HiFi, whole genome shotgun sequence, the proteins below share one genomic window:
- the LOC113728687 gene encoding magnesium transporter MRS2-3-like, with translation MADIDNSSPLEKKPLGVRPWLLFNSSGQSHILEAGKHAIMRRTGITGRDLRILDPDLSYPCTISGRERAIIFSVENIKAVIMAHEVLLLNSKDPAVAPFAEVLCEKILNHHDSIDPEEVGAEFGGENLDDRKRLPLEFVVLEACLEEACTWLDNEAVTLEEESYPALDELTSNISTLNMERVHQFKSRLIGITNRVQKVKDELERLLDDDDPMSKMYLTENQLQQQLQNYSAHEDQLDDKNNEVILSDVEYRTPADNLTENSEGSTRLGTDLLHTNHAQEQEFVDAASSVFSRKSQATYASSKRSDRSKRQSVKDLEMLLEAFFVRIDATLNGLSTLREYVDDTEDYINIMLDDKLNNMMEMVIKLMTATVALTCFMIVDSVLAINIHIDLFNDNEPPNKSFLWMICAGSFGTICIYIIAMWLYRYKGLLH, from the exons ATGGCTGATATTGACAATAGCTCCCCACTTGAGAAGAAGCCGTTGGGGGTCCGTCCATGGCTTCTATTCAACTCGTCCGGTCAGTCCCATATATTGGAAGCAGGGAAGCATGCTATTATGCGGCGAACAGGTATCACCGGCCGAGATCTGCGTATTCTGGACCCTGATCTTTCGTATCCATGCACCATTTCGGGCCGTGAACGAGCCATAATATTCAGTGTGGAGAACATCAAGGCTGTGATTATGGCTCATGAAGTCCTCTTGCTCAACTCCAAGGACCCCGCTGTCGCGCCCTTTGCAGAAGTGCTTTGTGAAAAAATCTTGAACCACCATGATAGCATCGATCCAGAGGAAGTAGGGGCCGAGTTTGGAGGAGAAAATTTGGATGATCGGAAGCGTCTTCCCCTCGAGTTTGTTGTCTTGGAGGCTTGCCTCGAGGAGGCATGCACTTGGCTGGACAACGAG GCAGTTACATTGGAGGAAGAATCTTATCCGGCACTTGATGAGTTAACTTCGAACATCTCTACTCTCAACATGGAACGTGTGCACCAATTTAAGAGCCGCTTAATCGGGATAACTAATCGTGTTCAAAAG GTGAAGGATGAATTAGAGCGTTTGCTAGATGATGATGACCCCATGTCTAAGATGTATCTGACAGAGAACCAACTACAACAGCAGCTTCAAAATTATAGTGCacacgaagatcaactagatgacAAGAATAACGAAGTAATTCTGTCAGACGTAGAATACAG GACGCCAGCTGACAACTTGACAGAAAACAGTGAAGGTTCCACCAGACTTGGTACTGATCTTCTTCATACCAATCATGCTCAAGAACAGGAATTTGTTGACGCTGCTAGTTCAGTATTTAGCAGAAAAAGCCAAGCAACCTATGCCAGTAGCAAACGCAGTGATAGAAGCAAGCGTCAAAGTGTAAAGGATCTTGAAATGCTTCTGGAAGCATTCTTTGTTCGTATTGACGCTACGCTCAACGGATTATCCACT CTGAGGGAGTATGTAGATGATACTGAAGACTATATCAACATTATGCTCGATGACAAACTGAACAACATGATGGAGATGGTGATCAAGCTGATGACAGCAACCGTAGCATTGACTTGTTTTATGATCGTAGACTCAGTTTTGGCTATAAACATTCACATTGATTTGTTCAATGACAATGAACCTCCAAACAAATCCTTCTTGTGGATGATTTGTGCCGGCAGCTTTGGtactatatgtatatatataattgcaATGTGGCTGTATAGATACAAAGGATTGCTGCATTGA
- the LOC113729773 gene encoding uncharacterized protein, protein MKTTTKAKKQSTLMVILKAPARVLKKITEFYMNSMFDCAARIGDNTVVNCGIAPQVSQQLPRNFSVNSSKDSKQEDELRELIRAVSTKLSEANAGIKTIDPQLQRPITSVKLPAKAAEKRSYSVGIGRIGRIDEDMPCDFKEADSPIYAYPRCKSYAVTSRNAVVR, encoded by the coding sequence ATGAAGACGACGACAAAAGCAAAGAAGCAAAGCACGCTGATGGTTATCCTAAAAGCACCTGCCAGAGTCCTGAAGAAAATAACAGAATTCTACATGAACAGCATGTTCGATTGTGCTGCAAGAATTGGTGATAACACGGTGGTTAACTGCGGTATTGCTCCTCAAGTGTCTCAACAGCTACCACGAAACTTCAGCGTTAACTCGTCCAAGGATAGCAAGCAGGAAGATGAACTCAGGGAACTCATTCGCGCCGTATCCACAAAGCTGAGTGAGGCCAATGCTGGGATCAAGACCATCGATCCTCAGTTGCAAAGGCCAATTACAAGCGTGAAGCTGCCCGCTAAAGCAGCGGAGAAGAGGAGTTACAGTGTTGGGATTGGAAGGATTGGAAGGATCGATGAGGACATGCCCTGTGATTTCAAGGAAGCAGATTCCCCCATTTATGCATACCCGAGATGCAAAAGCTATGCTGTTACAAGCAGAAATGCAGTAGTTCGCTAG